Proteins encoded within one genomic window of Amorphus orientalis:
- the gyrB gene encoding DNA topoisomerase (ATP-hydrolyzing) subunit B: MTEPTPTDSSSDYGADSIKVLRGLDAVRKRPGMYIGDTDDGSGLHHMVYEVVDNAIDEALAGYADTVRVALNADGSVSVSDNGRGIPTDLHSEEGVSAAEVIMTQLHAGGKFDQNSYKVSGGLHGVGVSVVNALSSELDLRIWRNGKEHFMRFRHGVAEEPLAVMGNAEGKSGTEVRFLPSTETFSQVEFDFGTLERRLRELAFLNSGVRITLVDERGVERKEEEMLYDGGLEAYVRWLDRTKHPLLGAPVSTRGERDGVVVETAMWWNDSFHENVLCFTNNIPQRDGGTHLAGFRAALTRQITAYADAHGITKREKVTLTGDDCREGLTCVLSVKVPDPKFSSQTKDKLVSSEVRPVVENLLNAALSTWLEENPNEARQIVTKVVEAATAREAARKARDLTRRKGALDIASLPGKLADCQERDPTKSELFLVEGDSAGGSAKQGRHRNYQAVLPLRGKILNVERARFDKMLSSNEIGTLITALGTGIGREEFNPDKLRYHKIIIMTDADVDGAHIRTLLLTFFYRQMPELIERGNLYIAQPPLYKVRRGSSEQYLKDEKALEDYLTDTGLEDTKLTLASGEVRTGPDLRAVVERARSVRNILDGLHARYPRDVVEQAAIAGALNDEILHDSAKAAEAAGYIARRLDILADDWEKGWEGQAIEDGSLRFERTVRGVREVAVIDAALIGSSDARKLDSYASHLQEIYGKAATLSRKDKESAIRGPRALVEAVYDVGRKGISMQRYKGLGEMNADQLWETTLDPDARSLLQVRISEADDADDIFTRLMGDAVDPRREFIQDHALQVENLDV, translated from the coding sequence GTGACGGAACCCACGCCCACCGATTCCTCCTCGGATTACGGTGCTGACTCCATCAAGGTCCTGCGCGGCCTGGATGCCGTGCGCAAACGCCCCGGCATGTATATCGGCGACACTGATGACGGCTCGGGCCTGCATCACATGGTGTATGAGGTCGTCGACAACGCCATCGACGAGGCGCTGGCCGGCTACGCCGACACCGTGCGCGTGGCCCTCAACGCCGACGGATCGGTCTCGGTTTCGGACAACGGGCGCGGCATTCCCACCGACCTCCACTCCGAGGAAGGCGTCTCCGCCGCCGAGGTCATCATGACCCAGCTCCACGCCGGCGGTAAGTTCGACCAGAATTCCTACAAGGTCTCCGGCGGTCTGCACGGCGTCGGCGTGTCCGTGGTGAACGCGCTCTCCAGCGAGCTCGACCTTCGCATCTGGCGCAACGGCAAGGAGCACTTCATGCGCTTCCGTCACGGCGTGGCGGAAGAGCCGCTGGCCGTGATGGGCAATGCGGAGGGCAAGAGCGGCACCGAGGTGCGCTTCCTGCCGTCGACCGAGACATTTTCCCAGGTCGAGTTCGACTTCGGGACGCTGGAGCGCCGCCTGCGCGAGCTCGCCTTCCTCAATTCCGGCGTCCGTATCACGCTCGTCGACGAGCGCGGTGTCGAGCGCAAGGAAGAGGAGATGCTCTATGACGGCGGGCTGGAGGCGTACGTGCGCTGGCTCGACCGGACCAAGCATCCGCTTCTTGGCGCGCCGGTGTCGACCCGGGGCGAACGCGACGGCGTCGTCGTCGAGACGGCGATGTGGTGGAACGATTCCTTCCACGAGAACGTGCTCTGCTTCACCAACAACATCCCGCAGCGTGACGGCGGCACCCATCTGGCCGGCTTCCGCGCCGCGCTGACCCGCCAGATCACGGCCTATGCCGACGCCCACGGCATCACCAAGCGCGAGAAGGTGACGCTGACCGGCGACGACTGCCGCGAAGGGCTGACCTGCGTGCTCTCGGTGAAGGTGCCGGATCCGAAGTTCTCCTCCCAGACCAAAGACAAGCTGGTCTCGTCCGAGGTCCGGCCGGTGGTGGAGAACCTCCTGAACGCCGCGCTCTCGACGTGGCTGGAGGAAAATCCCAACGAGGCCCGCCAGATCGTCACCAAGGTGGTCGAGGCGGCAACCGCGCGCGAGGCCGCCCGCAAGGCGCGCGACCTGACCCGGCGCAAGGGCGCGCTCGACATCGCCTCGCTGCCCGGCAAGCTCGCCGACTGTCAGGAACGCGATCCGACCAAGTCCGAACTGTTTCTGGTCGAGGGCGATTCGGCAGGCGGTTCGGCCAAGCAGGGCCGGCACAGAAACTACCAGGCCGTTCTGCCGCTGCGCGGCAAGATCCTGAACGTGGAGCGCGCGCGCTTCGACAAGATGCTGTCGTCCAACGAGATCGGAACCCTGATCACCGCGCTCGGCACCGGCATCGGGCGCGAGGAGTTCAATCCGGACAAGCTGCGCTACCACAAGATCATCATCATGACGGATGCCGACGTCGACGGCGCCCACATCCGCACGCTGCTTCTGACCTTCTTCTACCGGCAGATGCCGGAGCTGATCGAGCGCGGCAATCTCTATATCGCCCAGCCGCCGCTCTATAAGGTGCGGCGCGGCTCGTCCGAGCAGTATCTGAAGGACGAGAAGGCGTTGGAAGACTATCTGACCGACACCGGTCTGGAGGACACCAAGCTCACGCTTGCCTCCGGCGAGGTCCGCACCGGTCCGGATCTGCGCGCCGTGGTGGAGCGCGCGCGCTCGGTCCGCAACATCCTCGACGGGCTGCATGCGCGCTATCCGCGCGACGTCGTGGAGCAGGCGGCCATCGCCGGAGCGCTCAACGACGAGATCCTGCACGACAGCGCGAAAGCGGCCGAAGCCGCGGGCTATATCGCCCGGCGTCTGGATATTCTGGCCGACGACTGGGAGAAGGGCTGGGAAGGCCAGGCCATCGAGGACGGCAGCCTGCGGTTCGAGCGCACCGTGCGCGGCGTGCGCGAGGTGGCCGTGATCGACGCCGCCCTGATCGGCTCCTCGGATGCGCGCAAGCTCGACAGCTACGCGTCCCATCTCCAGGAGATCTACGGCAAGGCGGCAACCCTCAGCCGCAAGGACAAGGAAAGCGCCATTCGCGGTCCCCGGGCGCTGGTCGAGGCGGTCTACGACGTAGGCCGCAAGGGCATCTCCATGCAGCGCTACAAGGGCCTCGGCGAGATGAATGCCGATCAGCTCTGGGAGACCACGCTGGATCCCGATGCCCGATCGCTGCTGCAGGTGCGGATTTCCGAGGCCGACGACGCGGACGACATCTTCACCCGCCTGATGGGCGATGCCGTCGATCCGCGCCGCGAGTTCATCCAGGATCACGCGCTTCAGGTGGAAAATCTGGACGTCTGA
- a CDS encoding cation:proton antiporter codes for MNVEAVTIAALGVLLFTLVGDRLSRSPLSPPLLFIVFGALIGPLALDIAGVNATAGAVRTVAEVTLILVLFSDASRIRLGEITRYHGLPLRTLAIGMPLTIAAGTLAAVLLFPDMTVFEAALLAAVLAPTDAALSQPVMTNESVPSRIQQSINVESGLNDGLALPAVLFFLAWVGVEGEISGVDGQGVGSWMMFVVQQVGFGAAVGAAVGLGSGFAMRALAGRGEEAQPYEGMGAIATAIVAYGGAHLIHGNGFIAAFVAGLAFGNTMSRPARFLYEFMETEGRLLMLLTFMVVGIALLPPSVALFDPAMLLYAVLSLTAVRMVPVLISLIWTDIRLPSKLFLGWFGPRGIASILFALLIVEREDVDAGPLIMAATVVTVVLSALLHGVSAPGLARRYGAWAARNGDAAETRPVPEMRTRHGHRKRRSG; via the coding sequence ATGAACGTCGAGGCGGTGACGATCGCCGCCCTCGGCGTGCTCCTGTTCACGCTTGTCGGCGACCGGCTGTCGCGTTCCCCGCTCAGCCCGCCGCTCCTGTTCATTGTGTTCGGGGCGCTGATCGGGCCGCTCGCCCTCGACATCGCCGGCGTGAACGCCACGGCGGGCGCGGTGCGCACGGTGGCGGAAGTGACACTGATCCTGGTCCTCTTCTCCGATGCCTCCCGGATCCGGCTCGGCGAGATCACCCGCTATCACGGCCTGCCGCTGCGCACCCTCGCGATCGGCATGCCGCTGACGATCGCCGCCGGCACCCTGGCCGCGGTGTTGCTGTTTCCGGACATGACCGTGTTCGAGGCGGCGCTTCTGGCGGCGGTCCTGGCGCCCACCGACGCCGCGCTCAGCCAGCCGGTCATGACCAACGAATCGGTTCCCTCGCGCATTCAGCAGTCCATCAACGTGGAAAGCGGTCTCAACGACGGCCTTGCCCTTCCGGCGGTGCTGTTCTTTCTCGCCTGGGTCGGCGTGGAGGGCGAGATCTCCGGTGTCGACGGCCAGGGGGTCGGCAGCTGGATGATGTTCGTCGTCCAGCAGGTCGGGTTCGGCGCCGCGGTCGGGGCCGCGGTCGGTCTCGGCTCCGGCTTCGCCATGCGGGCCCTTGCCGGCAGGGGCGAAGAGGCCCAGCCCTACGAGGGGATGGGCGCGATTGCGACCGCCATCGTGGCTTATGGCGGCGCCCATCTCATCCACGGCAACGGCTTCATTGCGGCGTTCGTCGCGGGCCTCGCCTTCGGCAACACCATGTCCCGGCCGGCGCGCTTCCTCTACGAATTCATGGAGACGGAAGGCCGGCTGCTGATGCTTCTGACCTTCATGGTGGTCGGGATCGCGCTGCTGCCGCCGTCTGTCGCCCTGTTCGATCCCGCCATGCTTCTTTACGCCGTGCTGAGCCTCACCGCGGTGCGCATGGTTCCGGTGCTGATCTCCCTGATTTGGACCGACATCCGTCTGCCGTCGAAGCTGTTTCTCGGCTGGTTCGGGCCCAGGGGCATCGCCTCGATCCTGTTCGCGCTCCTGATCGTGGAGCGGGAGGACGTCGACGCCGGCCCGCTGATCATGGCGGCGACGGTGGTCACCGTGGTGCTGAGTGCGCTCTTGCACGGCGTCAGCGCCCCGGGTCTCGCCCGGCGCTACGGGGCCTGGGCCGCCCGCAACGGGGATGCGGCGGAGACCCGGCCGGTGCCCGAAATGCGCACCCGCCACGGCCACCGCAAGCGCAGATCCGGTTAA
- a CDS encoding molybdopterin-binding/glycosyltransferase family 2 protein, which translates to MKFGPVPVDEAEGAILAHTVRLSSGVLKKGTVLDAEALGRLREDGIADVVAAVLAPGDVDEDAAAGRLASAVAGPHIRIDDAFTGRANLFATEAGVFQVDRAAVDRLNRVGPSVTLATLEDRAAVEAGRMIATVKIIPFAVEAEVMARAEEVAGSGAPLLSVAPFRPMRVGVVSTLLPGLKPSIVDKTLKILGDRLAPAGARIEADERVAHEAPALADALARLADGPDLLIVFGASAVVDRHDVIPEAIERAGGTVDHFGMPVDPGNLLLIGRLAGRPVIGAPGCARSPKENGFDWVLNRTLAGLDVTPDDIVGLGVGGLLMEIVSRPQPRSEPTAEREADSPTVAALVLAAGRSTRMGSPKMLATIDGMPLVRRVVEAAAASRADPIVVVTGHGGDAVRGALDGLSVQTVDNPSYADGLSTSVRAGLAALPDEADAALVLLGDMPMIEPAMIDRLIDAFDPEKGALIVVPTHGGKRGNPVLWSRRFFTELMAVTGDKGGRDLLAEYPDAIVEVELGEAAAMDVDTREVLADLGGQPAEGSGAGR; encoded by the coding sequence GTGAAGTTCGGACCGGTTCCGGTCGACGAGGCCGAAGGCGCGATCCTCGCCCACACGGTCCGGCTATCGTCTGGAGTTCTGAAGAAGGGCACGGTGCTCGACGCGGAGGCGCTTGGGCGCCTTCGCGAGGACGGCATCGCCGATGTCGTCGCGGCCGTGCTTGCGCCCGGCGATGTCGACGAGGATGCGGCCGCGGGCCGGCTGGCGTCGGCCGTTGCGGGCCCGCACATCCGCATCGACGACGCCTTCACCGGACGGGCCAATCTGTTCGCGACCGAAGCCGGCGTCTTCCAGGTCGACCGCGCCGCCGTCGACCGGCTCAACCGGGTCGGCCCGTCGGTGACGCTGGCCACGCTGGAGGACCGGGCCGCCGTGGAGGCGGGCCGGATGATCGCGACCGTCAAGATCATCCCGTTTGCCGTCGAGGCCGAGGTGATGGCGCGGGCGGAGGAGGTCGCCGGCTCCGGCGCGCCGCTTCTGTCGGTGGCACCCTTTCGGCCGATGCGGGTCGGGGTCGTCTCGACGCTGCTGCCCGGCCTGAAGCCCTCCATCGTCGACAAGACGCTCAAGATCCTGGGCGACCGGCTCGCCCCGGCAGGGGCACGGATCGAGGCCGACGAACGGGTCGCCCACGAAGCCCCGGCGTTGGCGGATGCGCTGGCGCGGCTGGCCGACGGCCCGGACCTCCTCATCGTGTTCGGCGCGTCGGCCGTCGTCGACCGCCACGACGTGATCCCGGAAGCGATCGAGCGGGCCGGCGGCACGGTCGATCACTTCGGCATGCCGGTGGATCCGGGCAACCTGCTTCTGATCGGCCGGCTCGCGGGGCGGCCGGTGATCGGGGCGCCGGGCTGTGCGCGCAGTCCGAAGGAGAACGGCTTCGACTGGGTGCTCAACCGCACGCTGGCGGGCCTCGACGTCACGCCGGACGACATCGTGGGTCTCGGCGTCGGCGGGCTCCTGATGGAGATCGTGTCCCGGCCGCAACCGCGCTCGGAGCCGACGGCGGAGCGGGAGGCAGACAGCCCGACGGTGGCAGCGCTTGTCCTGGCGGCAGGCCGCTCGACCCGCATGGGCAGCCCGAAAATGCTGGCCACCATCGACGGGATGCCGCTGGTGCGCCGGGTGGTGGAGGCGGCCGCGGCGAGCCGCGCCGATCCCATCGTTGTCGTGACCGGCCATGGCGGCGACGCCGTAAGAGGCGCGCTCGACGGGCTTTCGGTTCAGACCGTCGACAATCCGTCTTATGCCGATGGTCTCTCCACCTCCGTTCGGGCGGGGCTTGCGGCGCTGCCGGATGAGGCCGACGCGGCGCTGGTGCTGCTCGGCGACATGCCGATGATCGAACCGGCGATGATCGACCGGCTGATCGACGCCTTCGATCCGGAGAAGGGCGCGCTGATCGTGGTGCCGACCCACGGCGGCAAGCGGGGCAATCCGGTCCTCTGGTCGCGCCGGTTCTTCACGGAGTTGATGGCGGTCACCGGCGACAAAGGGGGGCGGGACCTTCTCGCCGAGTACCCCGACGCGATCGTCGAGGTGGAGCTCGGCGAGGCCGCGGCCATGGACGTCGACACACGGGAGGTCCTGGCGGATCTCGGCGGTCAGCCGGCCGAAGGGAGCGGGGCGGGTCGATGA
- a CDS encoding XdhC family protein, whose product MDLKILKALNVERAARRAAIVVTDLASGSQRLVKEADDLGGDPLADVLSARFRSGKSGRVEAPDGAEVFLTVHTPPARIVAIGAVHISQALAPMAALAGFDVTIIDPRTAFATPERFEGVNLVAEWPQDALPQVGLDPYTAVAALTHDPKVDDPALQAALDAGCFYVGALGSRKTHGKRRERLTELGIAGEDIDRIAAPIGLAIGAASPPEIAVAVLAQIIEALRKRPQAVEERSAA is encoded by the coding sequence ATGGATCTGAAGATACTCAAGGCGCTGAACGTCGAGCGCGCCGCGCGGCGCGCCGCGATCGTGGTGACCGACCTTGCGTCGGGCAGCCAGCGGCTGGTGAAGGAAGCCGATGATCTCGGCGGCGATCCGCTGGCCGACGTGCTTTCCGCGCGGTTCCGCTCGGGCAAATCGGGCCGGGTCGAGGCGCCGGACGGAGCGGAGGTGTTTCTTACCGTGCACACGCCTCCGGCGCGGATCGTGGCGATCGGCGCGGTCCACATTTCCCAGGCGCTGGCGCCGATGGCGGCGCTCGCCGGTTTCGACGTCACCATCATCGATCCGCGCACCGCGTTTGCGACGCCGGAGCGCTTCGAGGGCGTGAACCTGGTCGCCGAGTGGCCGCAGGATGCGCTGCCGCAGGTCGGGCTCGATCCGTACACGGCCGTGGCGGCTCTCACCCACGATCCGAAAGTCGACGATCCGGCGCTTCAGGCCGCACTCGACGCGGGCTGCTTCTATGTGGGTGCACTCGGCAGCCGGAAGACCCACGGCAAGCGCCGGGAGCGGCTGACGGAGCTCGGCATCGCGGGCGAGGACATCGACCGCATCGCGGCGCCGATCGGGCTTGCGATCGGGGCGGCGAGCCCGCCGGAGATTGCCGTCGCCGTGCTCGCGCAGATCATCGAGGCCTTGAGGAAGCGGCCGCAGGCGGTCGAGGAGAGGTCGGCGGCGTGA
- a CDS encoding XdhC family protein, with translation MDDPLTIAEAWSSEGRKVALATVVDTWGSAPRPVGSHLVIDEEGRFEGSVSGGCVEGAVVAEAVDVIETGKPQMLEFGVADETAWEVGLSCGGTIRVFVEPVR, from the coding sequence ATGGACGATCCGTTGACAATCGCGGAAGCGTGGTCGAGCGAGGGCCGCAAGGTCGCGCTCGCCACGGTGGTCGATACATGGGGCTCCGCGCCCCGGCCGGTCGGAAGCCATCTCGTCATCGACGAGGAGGGCCGGTTCGAGGGCTCCGTTTCGGGCGGCTGCGTGGAAGGCGCGGTGGTCGCCGAGGCGGTCGACGTGATCGAGACCGGCAAGCCGCAGATGCTGGAGTTCGGGGTGGCCGACGAGACCGCATGGGAGGTTGGGCTGTCGTGCGGCGGCACCATCCGCGTCTTCGTCGAACCGGTGCGCTGA
- a CDS encoding exopolysaccharide biosynthesis protein, with product MSDTLTGTDRARSAGSKGHGTGKTRLTDLLDDLTESSGTETVGSLIKRFGARSFGPVMVLMALFAILPTGAVPGFSAVFGAVVLYLSGQLLFGLSHLALPKRLARAEIPEDKLAGLLKRVRPTARLLDKTLKPRLTGLSEKPWVRLVAAMSAAMAVSMIALAFVPFAALPPGGVMLLIGLGLVSRDGIAVLAGLACGAVWLGVLAYFAF from the coding sequence ATGAGCGACACACTGACCGGCACGGATCGCGCCCGATCCGCAGGGAGCAAGGGGCACGGCACCGGCAAGACCAGACTGACCGACCTGCTCGACGATCTGACCGAAAGCTCCGGCACGGAAACCGTCGGCTCTCTGATCAAGCGGTTCGGCGCCCGCTCCTTCGGGCCGGTGATGGTGCTGATGGCGCTGTTCGCGATCCTGCCGACGGGCGCAGTGCCCGGATTCAGCGCCGTGTTCGGCGCGGTCGTGCTCTATCTCTCGGGACAGTTGCTGTTCGGCCTGTCGCATCTCGCCCTGCCGAAGCGTCTGGCGCGCGCCGAAATTCCCGAGGACAAGCTGGCCGGCCTCCTGAAGCGCGTCCGCCCCACCGCCCGGCTTCTGGACAAGACCCTGAAGCCCCGGCTGACCGGTCTCAGCGAAAAACCCTGGGTCCGCCTCGTCGCGGCCATGTCGGCAGCCATGGCCGTGTCGATGATCGCGCTCGCCTTCGTGCCGTTCGCCGCACTGCCGCCGGGCGGCGTCATGCTCCTGATCGGGCTCGGGCTGGTCAGCCGCGACGGGATCGCAGTGCTGGCCGGGCTCGCCTGCGGAGCGGTCTGGCTTGGGGTTCTCGCCTATTTCGCCTTTTGA
- a CDS encoding ArnT family glycosyltransferase, giving the protein MSESAIPSAPAGGRPLIDLGSPWTVAAIVIALTVVRLVAAATIGLTEDEAYYRLWALAPALGYYDHPPMVGWWIAAGQALFGDTTLGIRFVTVLAVAVGSVAIWRAGWLLSGDRRTAGRAVVWFNATLLVGIGAMIATPDVPSAFFWGLAIWALLELVRSDDGRWWLAVGLFAGLGLLAKYSGLFLGAGIVLWLLAVPGQRKWLASPWLWIGGILAVVLALPVVYWNAQNEWVSFAKQFGRVAGDHLVLKFIPEFVLAELGLIGPLMIPFLIMGMIAIARSPRRENPGRWLVLLSGMPFLAYLLVHGLHDRVQGNWPAPLYPAIALISAEAATLAGVSERRRRGWERLRALVAPVGIGLTLLAIVHAGMTAGFVTDRDPTKQLRGWEELAGEVEALREETGAAWVGTIHYTTTGEFSFYLPETTPVFGLVEPLRYANLPAPDLALLQKPGLVLDESRRLGVWHLDRRFENFEKIATLVREANGVAIARYDVWLVSDPKGDPTGRAE; this is encoded by the coding sequence TTGAGCGAGAGTGCTATCCCGTCCGCGCCGGCCGGCGGCCGCCCCCTGATCGATCTCGGGTCGCCTTGGACCGTCGCGGCGATCGTGATCGCCCTCACCGTGGTCCGGCTCGTCGCCGCCGCCACCATCGGGCTCACCGAGGACGAGGCCTACTACCGGCTCTGGGCGCTCGCGCCGGCGCTCGGCTACTACGACCACCCGCCGATGGTCGGCTGGTGGATCGCTGCCGGCCAGGCGCTGTTCGGCGACACCACGCTCGGCATCCGGTTCGTCACCGTTCTCGCCGTGGCCGTCGGCTCGGTCGCCATCTGGCGGGCGGGCTGGCTCCTCTCGGGAGACCGGCGAACGGCCGGGCGGGCGGTGGTGTGGTTCAACGCCACCCTTCTCGTCGGCATCGGCGCCATGATCGCCACACCCGACGTGCCGTCGGCATTCTTCTGGGGGCTCGCGATCTGGGCCCTCCTGGAACTGGTCCGCTCCGACGACGGACGCTGGTGGCTCGCGGTCGGCCTGTTCGCCGGTCTCGGGCTTCTCGCAAAGTATTCCGGGCTGTTCCTCGGGGCGGGCATCGTGCTGTGGCTGCTTGCCGTCCCAGGCCAGCGCAAGTGGCTGGCGAGCCCCTGGCTCTGGATCGGCGGGATTCTCGCCGTCGTTCTGGCGCTGCCGGTCGTCTACTGGAACGCCCAGAACGAGTGGGTCTCGTTCGCCAAGCAGTTCGGCCGGGTGGCCGGCGACCATCTGGTTCTCAAGTTCATTCCGGAATTCGTGCTGGCCGAGCTCGGGCTGATCGGGCCGCTGATGATCCCGTTCCTGATCATGGGCATGATCGCCATCGCCCGGTCTCCGCGGCGGGAGAACCCGGGCCGTTGGCTGGTGCTGCTCTCCGGCATGCCGTTCCTGGCCTATCTGCTGGTTCACGGTCTGCATGACCGGGTGCAGGGCAACTGGCCGGCGCCGCTCTATCCGGCCATCGCGTTGATTTCGGCCGAAGCCGCGACGCTCGCCGGCGTGTCGGAGCGCCGTCGCAGGGGATGGGAGCGGCTCAGGGCGCTTGTCGCGCCGGTCGGCATCGGCCTGACGCTGTTGGCGATCGTGCACGCCGGTATGACCGCCGGCTTCGTCACCGACCGGGATCCGACCAAGCAGCTGCGCGGCTGGGAGGAGCTTGCCGGCGAGGTCGAAGCGCTGCGCGAGGAGACCGGCGCGGCGTGGGTCGGAACCATCCACTACACAACGACCGGCGAGTTCTCCTTCTATCTGCCGGAGACGACGCCGGTGTTCGGGCTCGTCGAGCCGCTGCGCTACGCCAATCTGCCGGCCCCGGATCTTGCGCTCCTGCAAAAGCCGGGCCTGGTGCTGGACGAATCCCGCCGCCTGGGCGTGTGGCATCTGGACCGGCGGTTCGAGAACTTCGAGAAGATCGCCACGCTGGTGCGGGAGGCCAACGGCGTGGCGATCGCCCGCTACGACGTGTGGCTCGTCAGCGACCCGAAAGGCGACCCGACCGGCCGTGCGGAGTGA
- a CDS encoding glycosyltransferase, with protein MKSFDPAPSSVGTASYGPLRPPEISVVLPTYNERDNILVAIERVAATLDGRPWEIIVVDDDSPDGTAELVNDLASRDGRVRCIHRIGRRGLSGACIEGMIAASAPIVAVMDSDLQHDETILPKMLAAIEDGEAEIVVGSRYVEGGAATAGLSPVRAAGSRLANGIARVLLGVRLNDPMSGFFMLRRSMVEKLEPKLSRQGFKILLDIVASAPRSTKVVEIPYGFRERVAGESKLDELVTIEFLALIVSKLLFNVVSVRFILFMAVGASGVVIHLATLRGAMAVPGVVFEMAQTIATVVAMTWNFFLNNWLTYRDRRLHGVAMLRGLVSFYLVCSLGVVANVGVASALHGADQVWWVAGTAGAFVGAVWNYAGSAALTWRVR; from the coding sequence ATGAAGTCGTTCGATCCCGCCCCGAGTTCCGTCGGCACGGCCTCCTATGGGCCGCTGCGTCCGCCGGAGATCTCGGTCGTCCTGCCGACCTATAACGAGCGGGACAACATTCTCGTCGCGATCGAGCGCGTCGCCGCGACGCTGGACGGTCGCCCCTGGGAAATCATCGTCGTCGACGACGATTCGCCGGATGGGACGGCGGAACTGGTCAACGACCTGGCCAGCCGGGACGGACGCGTCCGCTGCATCCACCGGATCGGACGGCGCGGCCTCTCCGGCGCGTGCATCGAGGGGATGATCGCCGCCTCGGCCCCGATCGTCGCGGTGATGGATTCCGACCTCCAGCACGACGAAACCATCCTTCCGAAGATGCTGGCCGCGATCGAGGACGGCGAGGCGGAAATCGTCGTCGGAAGCCGCTACGTGGAAGGCGGCGCGGCAACGGCCGGCCTCTCGCCGGTCAGGGCCGCCGGCAGCCGGCTGGCCAACGGCATTGCCCGTGTTCTGCTCGGGGTGCGGCTCAACGACCCGATGAGCGGCTTCTTCATGCTGCGGCGCTCGATGGTGGAAAAGCTCGAGCCGAAGCTCTCGCGCCAGGGCTTCAAGATCCTGCTCGACATCGTCGCCTCCGCGCCGCGCTCCACCAAGGTCGTCGAGATTCCCTACGGCTTCCGCGAGCGCGTGGCCGGCGAAAGCAAGCTGGACGAACTCGTCACCATCGAATTCCTGGCGCTGATCGTGTCCAAGCTCCTGTTCAACGTCGTGTCGGTGCGCTTCATCCTGTTCATGGCCGTGGGCGCCAGCGGCGTGGTGATCCATCTGGCGACGCTGCGCGGCGCGATGGCCGTGCCCGGCGTCGTCTTCGAGATGGCCCAGACGATCGCCACGGTGGTGGCGATGACCTGGAACTTCTTCCTGAACAACTGGCTGACCTACCGCGACCGGCGCCTGCACGGTGTCGCCATGCTGCGCGGGCTGGTGTCCTTCTATCTGGTCTGTTCGCTGGGCGTCGTCGCCAACGTGGGCGTGGCCAGCGCGCTGCACGGGGCCGACCAGGTCTGGTGGGTCGCCGGTACGGCCGGCGCCTTCGTCGGGGCGGTCTGGAACTACGCCGGCAGCGCCGCGCTCACCTGGCGCGTCCGCTGA
- a CDS encoding gamma-glutamyl-gamma-aminobutyrate hydrolase family protein — MSKPLILVTSDQRSFDNFVWSATQTQYLEAVSTVAGGVPVQVPAIDRPVDVETLLDRADGLFVTGSRSNVHPSRYGGSATEEAEPYDLARDQVTLPLIRGALARGLPLLAVCRGLQELNVALGGTLHPALHSLSGRFDHRSPDSTDNKVRFKLSHQVDVVPGSQLAEIVGETTFMVNSLHRQGIFTLADGLVVEATAPDGTIEAVRVADARGFAVAVQWHPEFWAETDPPSRRIFEAFGAAARRFRETEIAVPVAG, encoded by the coding sequence ATGTCGAAACCCCTGATCCTGGTGACCTCGGACCAGCGCTCCTTTGACAATTTCGTCTGGTCGGCGACCCAGACCCAGTATCTCGAAGCCGTCAGCACCGTTGCCGGGGGCGTGCCCGTTCAGGTCCCGGCGATTGACCGGCCGGTCGATGTGGAGACGCTTCTGGACCGCGCCGACGGGCTGTTCGTCACCGGCTCTCGCTCGAACGTGCATCCGTCGCGCTACGGCGGAAGCGCGACGGAAGAGGCGGAACCCTACGATCTGGCGCGCGATCAGGTGACACTTCCCCTGATCAGGGGCGCGCTGGCACGCGGTCTGCCGCTGCTGGCGGTCTGCCGCGGACTGCAGGAGCTGAACGTCGCCCTCGGGGGCACCCTGCATCCGGCGCTCCATTCGCTCTCCGGCCGGTTTGACCACCGCTCGCCGGACTCAACCGACAACAAGGTCCGGTTCAAGCTCAGCCATCAGGTCGACGTGGTGCCGGGCAGCCAGCTGGCGGAGATCGTCGGGGAAACCACCTTCATGGTGAATTCCCTGCACCGGCAGGGGATCTTCACCCTCGCCGACGGGCTGGTCGTGGAAGCGACCGCGCCGGACGGAACGATCGAGGCCGTCCGGGTGGCGGATGCGCGGGGGTTCGCGGTCGCGGTCCAGTGGCATCCGGAGTTCTGGGCAGAGACGGATCCGCCCTCGCGCCGCATCTTCGAGGCGTTCGGGGCGGCCGCTCGGCGGTTCCGGGAAACCGAAATCGCCGTGCCCGTCGCCGGCTGA